The following are encoded in a window of Chloroflexia bacterium SDU3-3 genomic DNA:
- a CDS encoding S9 family peptidase, whose protein sequence is MRTATPEDVLAFSSLTDVSITPDGALITFTRCEPFKEYQGFVKRQIWAVPTSGGEPRPYTSGTRSDSSPTWSPDGRTLAFLSDRDGGLAQVYLLPRAGGEARRLVQTAGCIHEIAWSPDGTKIGILMSDPEPADALERRRRGDDAAEFEQAHAWWRVWSADVASGELRQLTTGDVQIWEFGWAPDGGLALLTAAEPYEWSWFATSVAYVGPDGGVPRTIYQVPEKCFAMPRVTPDGACVAVLSGIWSDRGMNAGDLLLIPIGGGAPRNLTEGYPGSLWWYQFSPDMARVDYMAYERGEGAVGQIDLAAGTGPVARARGEFAISESYLSRYIADDGTVALVRSDATTPQEVWTLDAAGEWRKLTALHAELAAELAVGEQRTVRWRSADGLEIQGILILPVGYQPGKPVPMVTWVHGGPAWLYLHNYYVANRALQLFAGDGYAVFLPNPRGSNGWGVEFLELNIGDFGGKDYEDIISGIDELVAEGIADPDRLGIGGWSYGGYMTAWAITQTTRFKAAMVGAAITNWRSFHGGAHIGLWDRVSLRANPYEQGGVFDTRAPITFVERVTTPTLIQHGELDRIVPVDQGYEFFRALKDRGVPVEMVTYPRTGHGVIERYHQLDRMRRWVELFRQYLGEA, encoded by the coding sequence ATGCGGACTGCGACCCCGGAGGATGTGCTCGCGTTCTCCTCGCTGACGGATGTTTCGATCACCCCTGACGGCGCGCTGATCACCTTCACACGCTGCGAGCCATTTAAAGAGTACCAGGGCTTTGTGAAGCGCCAGATCTGGGCGGTGCCGACCAGCGGCGGCGAGCCGCGGCCCTACACCAGCGGCACCCGATCCGACAGCTCGCCCACGTGGTCGCCCGATGGCCGCACCCTGGCCTTCCTCTCCGACCGCGATGGCGGCCTGGCCCAGGTCTACCTGCTGCCCCGCGCTGGCGGCGAGGCCCGGCGGCTGGTCCAGACCGCAGGCTGCATCCACGAGATCGCGTGGTCGCCCGACGGCACGAAGATCGGCATCCTGATGAGCGACCCCGAGCCTGCCGATGCGCTTGAGCGCCGCCGACGCGGCGACGACGCGGCGGAGTTCGAGCAGGCGCACGCATGGTGGCGCGTGTGGTCCGCCGATGTGGCCAGCGGCGAGCTGCGCCAGCTGACCACCGGCGACGTGCAGATCTGGGAGTTCGGCTGGGCGCCCGATGGCGGCCTGGCGCTGCTGACCGCCGCCGAGCCGTACGAGTGGTCGTGGTTCGCCACCTCGGTGGCCTACGTGGGGCCGGATGGCGGCGTGCCGCGCACGATCTACCAGGTGCCCGAGAAGTGCTTTGCGATGCCCCGCGTGACGCCCGACGGCGCGTGTGTTGCGGTGCTCTCGGGGATCTGGAGCGACCGTGGCATGAACGCAGGCGACCTGCTGCTCATCCCGATCGGCGGCGGCGCGCCGCGCAATCTGACCGAGGGCTACCCCGGCAGCCTGTGGTGGTACCAGTTCTCGCCCGACATGGCGCGGGTGGACTATATGGCCTACGAGCGCGGCGAGGGCGCGGTGGGCCAGATCGACCTGGCCGCAGGCACTGGCCCGGTGGCCCGCGCGCGCGGCGAGTTCGCGATCAGCGAGAGCTACCTATCGCGCTACATCGCGGATGATGGCACCGTGGCCCTGGTGCGCAGCGACGCCACCACCCCGCAGGAGGTGTGGACACTGGATGCGGCGGGCGAGTGGCGCAAGCTCACCGCGCTGCACGCCGAGCTGGCCGCCGAGCTGGCGGTGGGCGAGCAGCGCACCGTGCGCTGGCGCAGCGCCGACGGGCTGGAGATCCAGGGCATCCTGATCCTGCCGGTGGGCTACCAGCCCGGCAAGCCCGTGCCCATGGTCACGTGGGTGCACGGCGGCCCGGCCTGGCTCTACCTGCACAACTACTACGTGGCCAACCGCGCCCTCCAGCTGTTCGCGGGCGATGGCTACGCGGTGTTCCTGCCCAACCCGCGCGGCAGCAACGGCTGGGGCGTGGAGTTCCTGGAGCTGAACATCGGCGACTTCGGCGGGAAGGACTACGAGGATATTATCAGCGGGATCGACGAGCTGGTGGCCGAGGGTATCGCCGACCCGGACCGGCTGGGCATCGGCGGGTGGAGCTACGGCGGCTATATGACGGCCTGGGCGATCACGCAGACCACGCGCTTCAAGGCGGCCATGGTGGGCGCGGCGATCACCAACTGGCGCTCGTTCCACGGCGGCGCGCACATCGGCCTGTGGGATCGGGTGTCGCTGCGGGCTAACCCCTACGAGCAGGGCGGCGTGTTCGACACGCGCGCGCCGATCACCTTCGTGGAGCGCGTGACCACGCCGACGCTCATTCAGCACGGCGAGCTTGACCGGATCGTGCCGGTGGACCAGGGCTACGAGTTCTTCCGCGCGCTGAAGGATCGCGGCGTGCCGGTGGAGATGGTGACCTACCCGCGCACTGGCCACGGCGTGATCGAGCGCTACCACCAGCTCGACCGCATGCGCCGCTGGGTCGAGCTGTTCCGGCAGTATCTGGGTGAGGCGTAG
- a CDS encoding DinB family protein: protein MNADTVLREQLVALLRGGNAHMSFDEAVKDFPLDKINALPPNVSYTPWHLIEHLRITQWDILEFVRNPAHVSPPWPEGYWPAPGTQADAQAWEATVAAFRRDLADIEALATSPDTNLTAPIPHAPDYTILREILLAADHNAYHIGELGILRQVMQAWG, encoded by the coding sequence ATGAATGCCGACACTGTACTGCGCGAGCAGCTTGTGGCCCTGCTGCGCGGCGGGAACGCCCACATGAGCTTCGATGAGGCCGTGAAGGACTTCCCGCTCGACAAGATCAACGCCCTTCCGCCCAATGTCAGCTACACGCCGTGGCACCTGATCGAGCACCTGCGCATCACCCAGTGGGACATCCTGGAGTTCGTGCGCAACCCGGCCCACGTCTCGCCGCCCTGGCCCGAGGGCTACTGGCCCGCGCCCGGCACCCAGGCCGACGCCCAGGCGTGGGAGGCCACGGTGGCCGCCTTCCGCCGCGATCTGGCCGACATCGAGGCGCTGGCCACCAGCCCCGACACCAACCTGACCGCGCCCATCCCGCACGCGCCCGACTACACCATCCTGCGCGAGATCCTGCTGGCCGCCGACCACAACGCCTACCACATCGGCGAGCTAGGCATCCTGCGCCAGGTGATGCAGGCGTGGGGCTAA
- a CDS encoding ABC transporter permease: MRYIGSNPGLMLQLTWQQLWITLVSLGIALAIALPLGVALARTPSLRGPVLGVLSVIYTIPSLAMLVLLLPLTRLGPQTAIVALVAYAQIVLVRNTLLGLTSIDPAVLEAARGMGMTPWQRLWRVELPLALPLIVAGVRIATLSIIGIGTIAAMINAGGLGTLLFQGVASGQRAKIVAGSLAVGALALLANLLLRGVERLVALPTGAEQP, encoded by the coding sequence CTGCGCTATATCGGCAGCAACCCCGGCCTTATGCTCCAGCTCACCTGGCAGCAGCTGTGGATCACGCTGGTGTCGCTGGGCATCGCCCTGGCGATCGCGCTGCCACTAGGCGTGGCGCTGGCCCGCACGCCCAGCCTGCGCGGCCCCGTGCTGGGTGTGCTCAGCGTGATCTACACCATCCCCAGCCTGGCCATGCTGGTGCTGCTGCTGCCGCTCACCCGGCTCGGCCCGCAGACCGCCATTGTGGCGCTGGTGGCCTACGCCCAGATCGTGCTGGTGCGCAACACCCTGCTGGGCCTCACCAGCATCGACCCGGCGGTGCTTGAGGCGGCGCGCGGCATGGGCATGACGCCCTGGCAGCGGCTGTGGCGGGTCGAGCTGCCGCTGGCCCTGCCGCTGATCGTGGCCGGGGTGCGCATCGCCACGCTCTCGATCATCGGCATCGGCACCATCGCCGCCATGATCAACGCGGGCGGGCTGGGCACCCTGCTGTTCCAGGGCGTGGCCAGCGGCCAGCGCGCCAAGATCGTGGCGGGCAGCCTGGCGGTAGGCGCGCTGGCGCTGCTGGCCAACCTGCTGCTGCGCGGCGTCGAGCGCCTGGTGGCCCTGCCCACCGGGGCCGAGCAGCCCTAG